From a region of the Scyliorhinus torazame isolate Kashiwa2021f chromosome 15, sScyTor2.1, whole genome shotgun sequence genome:
- the LOC140391694 gene encoding putative transferase CAF17 homolog, mitochondrial, translating into MLTLPQKEYHRCRIKIEIAEGVKDFPAGEGIPLESNLVYMNGISFTKDSQHQQKPWSQLAFANESLHLRTTDNTCVQLKASVPDWWASDEN; encoded by the exons atgttg ACATTGCCCCAGAAGGAATATCATAGATGTCGGATTAAGATAGAAATTGCTGAAGGTGTGAAGGACTTTCCAGCCGGAGAAGGAATACCTCTGGAATCCAACCTCGTTTACATGAATGGGATCAGTTTCACCAAAGACTCACAACACCAGC AAAAG CCATGGTCCCAACTGGCCTTCGCAAATGAATCACTTCATCTGCGCACAACGGATAATACTTGTGTGCAGTTGAAGGCATCTGTTCCAGATTGGTGGGCAAGTGATGAAAATTAA